In Deinococcus maricopensis DSM 21211, the sequence GGCTGGCGCATCAGCAGCGCGAGAATGTCGAACTCCTTGGGGCTGAGGCGCAGCTCTTCGCCTTGGAACAGCACGAGGCGTTTTTGCGGGTCGAGTTGCAGGTCGCCGAGCGTGAGGGTTTCGCTGCCGCGCTGACGCAGCTGCACCTTGATGCGCGCGAGCAGTTCGTCCGGGTGGAACGGCTTGATGACGTAGTCGTCCGCGCCGAGGCTGAGCAGGCGGACCTTCTCGTCGACGGTGTCGCGCGCGGTGAGCACGATGACGGGCACCGTGCTGTTCTTGCGCAGACGCTGCACGACGTCGCCGCCGTCGAAGTCCGGCAGGCCCAGGTCGAGGAGGATCAGGTCCGGGTTGTCCTCGCGCGCCTTGATCAGGCCGGTCATGGCGGCGTCGGCGTGCTTGACCTCGAAGCCCGCGTCGGCGAGGTCCATGCGCAGGACGTTGGCGATATCGTGATCGTCCTCGATCACCAGGATGGTTTGTGCGTTCACAGTGCTCAGGATACCGCAGTGGTGTTCACGTGCCGTCACGGTCCCCGGAAGGGCGCTGTGGTACGCTGGACGCACCGCGCTCCATGGGCGCTCCAGATTTCACACGTATTGCACGTTCCGCCGCGCCCACCGAGGCTCGCGGCGCACAAGGAGAACATATGACCGAGCACAACGCAGGCGGCCAGCCGGGCCACCTGGAAGTCATCCCGTTGGGCGGGATGGGCGAGATCGGCAAGAACATTCTCGCGTACCGGTACGGCGACGAGATCCTGCTGGTCGACGCGGGCCTCGCCTTCCCCGACAGTCACCAGGTGGGCGTGGACCTGATCATCCCGCGCATCGACTACCTGCAGCAGCACGCGGGCCTCATCAAGGGCTGGGTGATCACGCACGGGCACGAGGACCACATCGGCTCCTTCCCGTACATCCTGCCGCGCCTGCCGCGCATTCCGATTTACAGCGCGAAACTCACGCTGGGCCTGCTGCGCGAGAAGCTCAGCGAGTTCGGCATCAAGGACAGCGACGTGGACCTGCGCGAAATCGAACCTGGTGAGCGCGTTCAGGTCGGCCGGGCCTTCACGGTGGACACCTTCCGCATCACGCACAGCATCCCGGACAACATGGGCTACGTGCTGCACACGCCGGTGGGCCGCGTCGTGCACACCGGCGACTTCAAGCTCGACGCGCACCCTGCCGACGGACGCACCAGCGACCTCAGCAAGGTCGCGCAGGCCGGGCAGGACGGCACGCTGCTGCTCATCAGCGACAGCACCAACGCGGAACGTCCCGGCACGACCGCCAGCGAGTCCGACGTGGCCCGCAACATCGAGGCGATCGTGAAGGACGCGCGCGGCCGCGTGTTCATCACGACGTTCGCGTCGAACGTGCACCGCATCCAGAACATCGTGACGCTCGCGGAACGCAACGGCCGCCGCGTCGCCATGGAAGGCCGCAGCATGCTGAAGTACGCGCAGGTCGCGCAGGCGGTCGGGCACCTCGAGTTCAAGGACCCGCTCATCACCGCCGAGGAGATGGCGGACCTGCAGGACAGCCAAGCGCTGTTCGTCTGCACCGGCTCGCAGGGTCAGCCGATGAGCGTGCTGTCTCGCCTCGCGTTCGGTACGCACGCGAAACTCGCCCTGAAACGCGGCGACAGCGTGATCCTCAGCAGCAACCCCATTCCCGGGAACGAGGAGGCCGTGAACCTCGTGATCAACCGCCTGTACGAGCTGGGCGTGGACGTGTACTACCCGCCCACGTACAAGGTGCACGCGTCCGGGCACGCCAGTCAGGACGAGCTGGCGACCATCCTGAACCTCGCGCGGCCGAAGTTCTTCCTGCCGTGGCACGGCGAGCCGCGCCACCAGATCAACCACGCGAAATTCGCGCAGTCGCTGCCGCACCCGCCGCGCCGCACCCTGATCGCCAAGAACGGCGACATCGTGAAGCTCACCCCGGACGACTTCCGCGTGACCGGCACGGTCCCGGCGGGCGGCGTGTACGTGGACGGCCTGGGCGTCGGCGACATCAACGACGACATCATCCTG encodes:
- a CDS encoding response regulator transcription factor, yielding MNAQTILVIEDDHDIANVLRMDLADAGFEVKHADAAMTGLIKAREDNPDLILLDLGLPDFDGGDVVQRLRKNSTVPVIVLTARDTVDEKVRLLSLGADDYVIKPFHPDELLARIKVQLRQRGSETLTLGDLQLDPQKRLVLFQGEELRLSPKEFDILALLMRQPGRVYSRQEIGQEIWQGRLPEGSNVVDVHMANLRAKLRDLEGYGLLRTVRGVGYALRG
- a CDS encoding ribonuclease J, whose product is MTEHNAGGQPGHLEVIPLGGMGEIGKNILAYRYGDEILLVDAGLAFPDSHQVGVDLIIPRIDYLQQHAGLIKGWVITHGHEDHIGSFPYILPRLPRIPIYSAKLTLGLLREKLSEFGIKDSDVDLREIEPGERVQVGRAFTVDTFRITHSIPDNMGYVLHTPVGRVVHTGDFKLDAHPADGRTSDLSKVAQAGQDGTLLLISDSTNAERPGTTASESDVARNIEAIVKDARGRVFITTFASNVHRIQNIVTLAERNGRRVAMEGRSMLKYAQVAQAVGHLEFKDPLITAEEMADLQDSQALFVCTGSQGQPMSVLSRLAFGTHAKLALKRGDSVILSSNPIPGNEEAVNLVINRLYELGVDVYYPPTYKVHASGHASQDELATILNLARPKFFLPWHGEPRHQINHAKFAQSLPHPPRRTLIAKNGDIVKLTPDDFRVTGTVPAGGVYVDGLGVGDINDDIILERMGMSQEGVLLLTAVLHPTPHVEVVSRGFVKTNRDLEAQIRRVALEAVETGLREKRRMEDVRDDLYGAVRRFVRKTTGRNPVLIPTIVE